A genomic window from Labrus bergylta chromosome 7, fLabBer1.1, whole genome shotgun sequence includes:
- the phf21ab gene encoding PHD finger protein 21A isoform X2: MLQVDGFPTGDGVQADRSAGRLTGSMMELQTLQEALKVEIQIHQKLVAQMKQDPQNADLKKQLHELQAKITALSEKQKKVVEQLRKELLVKQEPETKLQLHVQTPPVGGDIKPANLLQSQQIPGGLQQTLTVTPVLTTKTLPLVLKAAATPALPGSVLPQRQPTVAMVTTAITKPELQNSPINLQVAGKLTNQSSEPVRLSKNAIVVRPKLATPTNIPIAPAPPPPMMAAPQLLQRPVMLTTKLTSSLSSAAPIHQVRIVNGQPCSKTGSTPLTGIVITTPVSSSPARLVSPAQAPTPTPILTPTPAQPIQISSLNTEPKQTVKSGGAEQKAVVCLPSSSTPPLSPPAPPPRPKENPEKLAFMVSLGLVTHDHLEEIQSKRQERKRRTTANPVYSGAVFEPERKKSAVSYLNSPLHQGTRKRGRPPKYSSVPELGSLTPTSPSSPVHPLPLPSPSSGDGDIHEDFCTVCRRSGQLLMCDTCSRVYHLDCLDPPLKTIPKGMWICPKCQDQILKKEEAIPWPGTLAIVHSYIAYKEAKEEEKLKLMKWSSELKLEREQLEQRVKLLSNSITKCMETKNTILARQKEMQMSLDKVKHLIRLIQAFNFNKALAETDGKDISARVQDRAESAAGSETATGDNSAEKIKDGISSASSNTDENDKQEEHGAAGNNPTSGATGGDTESPAPLEDSAVPTADNSPAVGTEAGAGAGGGAVASVGAGAGVGAGTVGDTGTGLQAEVVAKPDTETVPVVDIPAPLVVATVATTNGTAEPACPDHSPTGGCTTNATTNSENKIAAVNPPETAVEKKQEEITDSDGSNNNSKTSEPSQHSLPALVSSLDNKK; this comes from the exons gctgatCGATCGGCTGGCAGACTGACTGGATCCATGATGGAATTACAGACGTTACAGGAGGCCCTGAAGGTGGAGATCCAGATCCATCAG AAACTGGTTGCCCAGATGAAGCAGGACCCTCAG AATGCAGATCTAAAGAAGCAGCTCCACGAACTACAAGCCAAGATCACAGCACTCAGCGAGAAGCAG aaaAAGGTTGTGGAGCAGCTGAGGAAGGAGCTTTTGGTGAAGCAGGAACCAGAGACGAAGCTGCAGCTGCACGTCCAAACTCCTCCAGTAGGTGGCGACATTAAGCCGGCCAACCTGCTGCAGAGCCAGCAGATACCTGGAGGACTGCAGCAG ACGCTGACGGTCACCCCGGTCCTCACCACGAAGACTCTACCTCTGGTGCTGAAAGCTGCCGCCACGCCAGCCCTACCAGGCTCTGTCCTGCCACAACGCCAGCCCACTGTCGCTATGGTAACCACAGCTATCACCAAACCTGAATTGCAGAACAGCCCCATCAACCTGCAGGTGGCCGGcaagctgaccaatcagagctcgGAGCCCGTGCGACTATCCAAGAACGCCATCGTG GTAAGGCCAAAGCTGGCCACACCCACCAACATCCCCATCGCCccggcccctccccctcccatgATGGCGGCCCCCCAGCTGCTCCAGAGGCCCGTCATGTTGACCACCAAGCTGACGTCCTCGCTGTCCTCGGCCGCTCCAATCCACCAGGTCCGCATCGTGAACGGACAGCCGTGCAGCAAGACCGGCTCCACGCCGCTGACCGGAATCGTCATCACCACACCCGTCTCCTCTAGCCCCGCACGCCTCGTCAGCCCCGCCCAAGCACCCACACCCACCCCCATCCTGACCCCGACTCCCGCCCAGCCGATCCAGATCAGCAGCCTGAACACTGAGCCCAAG CAGACTGTTAAATCAGGAGGAGCTGAGCAGAAGGCCGTCGTctgcctcccctcctcctccactcccccgctgtctcctcctgctcctcctcccagACCCAAGGAGAACCCAGAG AAACTTGCCTTCATGGTGTCTCTGGGCCTCGTTACACACGACCACTTAGAAG aGATCCAGAGCAAAcgacaggagaggaagaggagaacgACGGCCAACCCGGTGTACAGCGGCGCCGTGTTTGAACCGGAG AGGAAAAAGAGCGCAGTGAGTTACCTGAACAGCCCTCTGCACCAGGGGACCAGGAAGAGAG GTCGCCCACCCAAATACAGCAGCGTCCCGGAGCTGGGCAGCCTCACCCCGACCTCCCCCTCCAGCCCCGTCCATCCCCTCCCCCTGCCCAGCCCCAGCTCTGGGGAT GGAGACATCCATGAGGATTTCTGCACTGTGTGCAGACGCAGTGGCCAGTTGCTCATGTGCGACACGTGTTCTCGTGTTTATCACCTGGACTGCCTGGATCCACCCCTGAAAACCATTCCTAAAGGCATGTGGATCTGTCCAAAATGTCAAGATCAG AtcctgaaaaaagaagaagccatTCCCTGGCCCGGTACTCTGGCTATCGTTCATTCCTACATCGCTTACAAAGAAG ctaaagaagaggagaaactgAAACTGATGAAATGGAGTTCAGAACTGAAGCTGGAGCGAGAGCAGTTGGAGCAGAGAGTCAAACTGCTCAGTAACTCCATAACg AAATGCATGGAGACCAAAAACACCATCCTGGCTCGTCAGAAAGAAATGCAGATGTCCCTGGACAAAGTAAAACACCTGATTCGCCTCATCCAAGCCTTCAATTTCAACAAAGCTCTGGCAGAGACAGACGGTAAGGACATCAGTGCCAGAGTCCAGGACAGAGCTGAGAGTGCAGCCGGCTCTGAAACCGCGACAGGAGAcaactctgcagaaaaaataaaagatgggATCTCTTCAGCCAGCAGCAACACCGATGAAAATGACAAACAGGAGGAGCACGGAGCCGCAGGGAACAACCCGACATCAGGAGCaacaggaggagacacagagagccCTGCGCCGCTAGAAGACAGCGCAGTCCCAACAGCAGATAACAGTCCTGCTGTAGGGACGGAGGCTGGAGCCGGGGCAGGGGGTGGAGCTGTGGCGAGTGTTGGGGCAGGGGCAGGAGTCGGGGCAGGGACAGTGGGTGACACAGGGACTGGTCTCCAGGCGGAGGTTGTGGCCAAGCCTGACACTGAGACAGTTCCAGTTGTTGACATTCCCGCACCCTTAGTGGTTGCAACTGTTGCCACAACCAACGGTACGGCCGAACCTGCCTGTCCTGACCACAGCCCCACAGGAGGCTGCACCACCAACGCCACCACCAACTCTGAGAACAAGATAGCTGCCGTCAACCCTCCAGAGACAGCGGTGGAGAAGAAACAGGAGGAGATCACTGACAGTGAcggcagcaacaacaacagcaaaacctCAGAACCCTCCCAGCATTCTTTGCCAGCTCTTGTCAGCAGTTTGGACAATAAAAAGTAA
- the phf21ab gene encoding PHD finger protein 21A isoform X4, whose product MLQVDGFPTGDGVQADRSAGRLTGSMMELQTLQEALKVEIQIHQKLVAQMKQDPQNADLKKQLHELQAKITALSEKQKKVVEQLRKELLVKQEPETKLQLHVQTPPVGGDIKPANLLQSQQIPGGLQQTLTVTPVLTTKTLPLVLKAAATPALPGSVLPQRQPTVAMVTTAITKPELQNSPINLQVAGKLTNQSSEPVRLSKNAIVVQATATSAQPIKVPQFVPPPRLTPRPTFQPQVRPKLATPTNIPIAPAPPPPMMAAPQLLQRPVMLTTKLTSSLSSAAPIHQVRIVNGQPCSKTGSTPLTGIVITTPVSSSPARLVSPAQAPTPTPILTPTPAQPIQISSLNTEPKTVKSGGAEQKAVVCLPSSSTPPLSPPAPPPRPKENPEKLAFMVSLGLVTHDHLEEIQSKRQERKRRTTANPVYSGAVFEPERKKSAVSYLNSPLHQGTRKRGRPPKYSSVPELGSLTPTSPSSPVHPLPLPSPSSGDGDIHEDFCTVCRRSGQLLMCDTCSRVYHLDCLDPPLKTIPKGMWICPKCQDQILKKEEAIPWPGTLAIVHSYIAYKEAKEEEKLKLMKWSSELKLEREQLEQRVKLLSNSITKCMETKNTILARQKEMQMSLDKVKHLIRLIQAFNFNKALAETDGKDISARVQDRAESAAGSETATGDNSAEKIKDGISSASSNTDENDKQEEHGAAGNNPTSGATGGDTESPAPLEDSAVPTADNSPAVGTEAGAGAGGGAVASVGAGAGVGAGTVGDTGTGLQAEVVAKPDTETVPVVDIPAPLVVATVATTNGTAEPACPDHSPTGGCTTNATTNSENKIAAVNPPETAVEKKQEEITDSDGSNNNSKTSEPSQHSLPALVSSLDNKK is encoded by the exons gctgatCGATCGGCTGGCAGACTGACTGGATCCATGATGGAATTACAGACGTTACAGGAGGCCCTGAAGGTGGAGATCCAGATCCATCAG AAACTGGTTGCCCAGATGAAGCAGGACCCTCAG AATGCAGATCTAAAGAAGCAGCTCCACGAACTACAAGCCAAGATCACAGCACTCAGCGAGAAGCAG aaaAAGGTTGTGGAGCAGCTGAGGAAGGAGCTTTTGGTGAAGCAGGAACCAGAGACGAAGCTGCAGCTGCACGTCCAAACTCCTCCAGTAGGTGGCGACATTAAGCCGGCCAACCTGCTGCAGAGCCAGCAGATACCTGGAGGACTGCAGCAG ACGCTGACGGTCACCCCGGTCCTCACCACGAAGACTCTACCTCTGGTGCTGAAAGCTGCCGCCACGCCAGCCCTACCAGGCTCTGTCCTGCCACAACGCCAGCCCACTGTCGCTATGGTAACCACAGCTATCACCAAACCTGAATTGCAGAACAGCCCCATCAACCTGCAGGTGGCCGGcaagctgaccaatcagagctcgGAGCCCGTGCGACTATCCAAGAACGCCATCGTG GTGCAGGCCACCGCCACCTCCGCCCAGCCAATCAAAGTTCCTCAGTTTGTCCCTCCTCCTAGACTGACGCCTCGACCCACCTTTCAGCCACAG GTAAGGCCAAAGCTGGCCACACCCACCAACATCCCCATCGCCccggcccctccccctcccatgATGGCGGCCCCCCAGCTGCTCCAGAGGCCCGTCATGTTGACCACCAAGCTGACGTCCTCGCTGTCCTCGGCCGCTCCAATCCACCAGGTCCGCATCGTGAACGGACAGCCGTGCAGCAAGACCGGCTCCACGCCGCTGACCGGAATCGTCATCACCACACCCGTCTCCTCTAGCCCCGCACGCCTCGTCAGCCCCGCCCAAGCACCCACACCCACCCCCATCCTGACCCCGACTCCCGCCCAGCCGATCCAGATCAGCAGCCTGAACACTGAGCCCAAG ACTGTTAAATCAGGAGGAGCTGAGCAGAAGGCCGTCGTctgcctcccctcctcctccactcccccgctgtctcctcctgctcctcctcccagACCCAAGGAGAACCCAGAG AAACTTGCCTTCATGGTGTCTCTGGGCCTCGTTACACACGACCACTTAGAAG aGATCCAGAGCAAAcgacaggagaggaagaggagaacgACGGCCAACCCGGTGTACAGCGGCGCCGTGTTTGAACCGGAG AGGAAAAAGAGCGCAGTGAGTTACCTGAACAGCCCTCTGCACCAGGGGACCAGGAAGAGAG GTCGCCCACCCAAATACAGCAGCGTCCCGGAGCTGGGCAGCCTCACCCCGACCTCCCCCTCCAGCCCCGTCCATCCCCTCCCCCTGCCCAGCCCCAGCTCTGGGGAT GGAGACATCCATGAGGATTTCTGCACTGTGTGCAGACGCAGTGGCCAGTTGCTCATGTGCGACACGTGTTCTCGTGTTTATCACCTGGACTGCCTGGATCCACCCCTGAAAACCATTCCTAAAGGCATGTGGATCTGTCCAAAATGTCAAGATCAG AtcctgaaaaaagaagaagccatTCCCTGGCCCGGTACTCTGGCTATCGTTCATTCCTACATCGCTTACAAAGAAG ctaaagaagaggagaaactgAAACTGATGAAATGGAGTTCAGAACTGAAGCTGGAGCGAGAGCAGTTGGAGCAGAGAGTCAAACTGCTCAGTAACTCCATAACg AAATGCATGGAGACCAAAAACACCATCCTGGCTCGTCAGAAAGAAATGCAGATGTCCCTGGACAAAGTAAAACACCTGATTCGCCTCATCCAAGCCTTCAATTTCAACAAAGCTCTGGCAGAGACAGACGGTAAGGACATCAGTGCCAGAGTCCAGGACAGAGCTGAGAGTGCAGCCGGCTCTGAAACCGCGACAGGAGAcaactctgcagaaaaaataaaagatgggATCTCTTCAGCCAGCAGCAACACCGATGAAAATGACAAACAGGAGGAGCACGGAGCCGCAGGGAACAACCCGACATCAGGAGCaacaggaggagacacagagagccCTGCGCCGCTAGAAGACAGCGCAGTCCCAACAGCAGATAACAGTCCTGCTGTAGGGACGGAGGCTGGAGCCGGGGCAGGGGGTGGAGCTGTGGCGAGTGTTGGGGCAGGGGCAGGAGTCGGGGCAGGGACAGTGGGTGACACAGGGACTGGTCTCCAGGCGGAGGTTGTGGCCAAGCCTGACACTGAGACAGTTCCAGTTGTTGACATTCCCGCACCCTTAGTGGTTGCAACTGTTGCCACAACCAACGGTACGGCCGAACCTGCCTGTCCTGACCACAGCCCCACAGGAGGCTGCACCACCAACGCCACCACCAACTCTGAGAACAAGATAGCTGCCGTCAACCCTCCAGAGACAGCGGTGGAGAAGAAACAGGAGGAGATCACTGACAGTGAcggcagcaacaacaacagcaaaacctCAGAACCCTCCCAGCATTCTTTGCCAGCTCTTGTCAGCAGTTTGGACAATAAAAAGTAA
- the phf21ab gene encoding PHD finger protein 21A isoform X3 — translation MLQVDGFPTGDGVQADRSAGRLTGSMMELQTLQEALKVEIQIHQKLVAQMKQDPQNADLKKQLHELQAKITALSEKQKKVVEQLRKELLVKQEPETKLQLHVQTPPVGGDIKPANLLQSQQIPGGLQQTLTVTPVLTTKTLPLVLKAAATPALPGSVLPQRQPTVAMVTTAITKPELQNSPINLQVAGKLTNQSSEPVRLSKNAIVVQATATSAQPIKVPQFVPPPRLTPRPTFQPQVRPKLATPTNIPIAPAPPPPMMAAPQLLQRPVMLTTKLTSSLSSAAPIHQVRIVNGQPCSKTGSTPLTGIVITTPVSSSPARLVSPAQAPTPTPILTPTPAQPIQISSLNTEPKQTVKSGGAEQKAVVCLPSSSTPPLSPPAPPPRPKENPEKLAFMVSLGLVTHDHLEEIQSKRQERKRRTTANPVYSGAVFEPERKKSAVSYLNSPLHQGTRKRANEDSLSKILKKEEAIPWPGTLAIVHSYIAYKEAKEEEKLKLMKWSSELKLEREQLEQRVKLLSNSITKCMETKNTILARQKEMQMSLDKVKHLIRLIQAFNFNKALAETDGKDISARVQDRAESAAGSETATGDNSAEKIKDGISSASSNTDENDKQEEHGAAGNNPTSGATGGDTESPAPLEDSAVPTADNSPAVGTEAGAGAGGGAVASVGAGAGVGAGTVGDTGTGLQAEVVAKPDTETVPVVDIPAPLVVATVATTNGTAEPACPDHSPTGGCTTNATTNSENKIAAVNPPETAVEKKQEEITDSDGSNNNSKTSEPSQHSLPALVSSLDNKK, via the exons gctgatCGATCGGCTGGCAGACTGACTGGATCCATGATGGAATTACAGACGTTACAGGAGGCCCTGAAGGTGGAGATCCAGATCCATCAG AAACTGGTTGCCCAGATGAAGCAGGACCCTCAG AATGCAGATCTAAAGAAGCAGCTCCACGAACTACAAGCCAAGATCACAGCACTCAGCGAGAAGCAG aaaAAGGTTGTGGAGCAGCTGAGGAAGGAGCTTTTGGTGAAGCAGGAACCAGAGACGAAGCTGCAGCTGCACGTCCAAACTCCTCCAGTAGGTGGCGACATTAAGCCGGCCAACCTGCTGCAGAGCCAGCAGATACCTGGAGGACTGCAGCAG ACGCTGACGGTCACCCCGGTCCTCACCACGAAGACTCTACCTCTGGTGCTGAAAGCTGCCGCCACGCCAGCCCTACCAGGCTCTGTCCTGCCACAACGCCAGCCCACTGTCGCTATGGTAACCACAGCTATCACCAAACCTGAATTGCAGAACAGCCCCATCAACCTGCAGGTGGCCGGcaagctgaccaatcagagctcgGAGCCCGTGCGACTATCCAAGAACGCCATCGTG GTGCAGGCCACCGCCACCTCCGCCCAGCCAATCAAAGTTCCTCAGTTTGTCCCTCCTCCTAGACTGACGCCTCGACCCACCTTTCAGCCACAG GTAAGGCCAAAGCTGGCCACACCCACCAACATCCCCATCGCCccggcccctccccctcccatgATGGCGGCCCCCCAGCTGCTCCAGAGGCCCGTCATGTTGACCACCAAGCTGACGTCCTCGCTGTCCTCGGCCGCTCCAATCCACCAGGTCCGCATCGTGAACGGACAGCCGTGCAGCAAGACCGGCTCCACGCCGCTGACCGGAATCGTCATCACCACACCCGTCTCCTCTAGCCCCGCACGCCTCGTCAGCCCCGCCCAAGCACCCACACCCACCCCCATCCTGACCCCGACTCCCGCCCAGCCGATCCAGATCAGCAGCCTGAACACTGAGCCCAAG CAGACTGTTAAATCAGGAGGAGCTGAGCAGAAGGCCGTCGTctgcctcccctcctcctccactcccccgctgtctcctcctgctcctcctcccagACCCAAGGAGAACCCAGAG AAACTTGCCTTCATGGTGTCTCTGGGCCTCGTTACACACGACCACTTAGAAG aGATCCAGAGCAAAcgacaggagaggaagaggagaacgACGGCCAACCCGGTGTACAGCGGCGCCGTGTTTGAACCGGAG AGGAAAAAGAGCGCAGTGAGTTACCTGAACAGCCCTCTGCACCAGGGGACCAGGAAGAGAG CCAACGAAGACTCCCTTTCCAAG AtcctgaaaaaagaagaagccatTCCCTGGCCCGGTACTCTGGCTATCGTTCATTCCTACATCGCTTACAAAGAAG ctaaagaagaggagaaactgAAACTGATGAAATGGAGTTCAGAACTGAAGCTGGAGCGAGAGCAGTTGGAGCAGAGAGTCAAACTGCTCAGTAACTCCATAACg AAATGCATGGAGACCAAAAACACCATCCTGGCTCGTCAGAAAGAAATGCAGATGTCCCTGGACAAAGTAAAACACCTGATTCGCCTCATCCAAGCCTTCAATTTCAACAAAGCTCTGGCAGAGACAGACGGTAAGGACATCAGTGCCAGAGTCCAGGACAGAGCTGAGAGTGCAGCCGGCTCTGAAACCGCGACAGGAGAcaactctgcagaaaaaataaaagatgggATCTCTTCAGCCAGCAGCAACACCGATGAAAATGACAAACAGGAGGAGCACGGAGCCGCAGGGAACAACCCGACATCAGGAGCaacaggaggagacacagagagccCTGCGCCGCTAGAAGACAGCGCAGTCCCAACAGCAGATAACAGTCCTGCTGTAGGGACGGAGGCTGGAGCCGGGGCAGGGGGTGGAGCTGTGGCGAGTGTTGGGGCAGGGGCAGGAGTCGGGGCAGGGACAGTGGGTGACACAGGGACTGGTCTCCAGGCGGAGGTTGTGGCCAAGCCTGACACTGAGACAGTTCCAGTTGTTGACATTCCCGCACCCTTAGTGGTTGCAACTGTTGCCACAACCAACGGTACGGCCGAACCTGCCTGTCCTGACCACAGCCCCACAGGAGGCTGCACCACCAACGCCACCACCAACTCTGAGAACAAGATAGCTGCCGTCAACCCTCCAGAGACAGCGGTGGAGAAGAAACAGGAGGAGATCACTGACAGTGAcggcagcaacaacaacagcaaaacctCAGAACCCTCCCAGCATTCTTTGCCAGCTCTTGTCAGCAGTTTGGACAATAAAAAGTAA
- the phf21ab gene encoding PHD finger protein 21A isoform X1 has protein sequence MLQVDGFPTGDGVQADRSAGRLTGSMMELQTLQEALKVEIQIHQKLVAQMKQDPQNADLKKQLHELQAKITALSEKQKKVVEQLRKELLVKQEPETKLQLHVQTPPVGGDIKPANLLQSQQIPGGLQQTLTVTPVLTTKTLPLVLKAAATPALPGSVLPQRQPTVAMVTTAITKPELQNSPINLQVAGKLTNQSSEPVRLSKNAIVVQATATSAQPIKVPQFVPPPRLTPRPTFQPQVRPKLATPTNIPIAPAPPPPMMAAPQLLQRPVMLTTKLTSSLSSAAPIHQVRIVNGQPCSKTGSTPLTGIVITTPVSSSPARLVSPAQAPTPTPILTPTPAQPIQISSLNTEPKQTVKSGGAEQKAVVCLPSSSTPPLSPPAPPPRPKENPEKLAFMVSLGLVTHDHLEEIQSKRQERKRRTTANPVYSGAVFEPERKKSAVSYLNSPLHQGTRKRGRPPKYSSVPELGSLTPTSPSSPVHPLPLPSPSSGDGDIHEDFCTVCRRSGQLLMCDTCSRVYHLDCLDPPLKTIPKGMWICPKCQDQILKKEEAIPWPGTLAIVHSYIAYKEAKEEEKLKLMKWSSELKLEREQLEQRVKLLSNSITKCMETKNTILARQKEMQMSLDKVKHLIRLIQAFNFNKALAETDGKDISARVQDRAESAAGSETATGDNSAEKIKDGISSASSNTDENDKQEEHGAAGNNPTSGATGGDTESPAPLEDSAVPTADNSPAVGTEAGAGAGGGAVASVGAGAGVGAGTVGDTGTGLQAEVVAKPDTETVPVVDIPAPLVVATVATTNGTAEPACPDHSPTGGCTTNATTNSENKIAAVNPPETAVEKKQEEITDSDGSNNNSKTSEPSQHSLPALVSSLDNKK, from the exons gctgatCGATCGGCTGGCAGACTGACTGGATCCATGATGGAATTACAGACGTTACAGGAGGCCCTGAAGGTGGAGATCCAGATCCATCAG AAACTGGTTGCCCAGATGAAGCAGGACCCTCAG AATGCAGATCTAAAGAAGCAGCTCCACGAACTACAAGCCAAGATCACAGCACTCAGCGAGAAGCAG aaaAAGGTTGTGGAGCAGCTGAGGAAGGAGCTTTTGGTGAAGCAGGAACCAGAGACGAAGCTGCAGCTGCACGTCCAAACTCCTCCAGTAGGTGGCGACATTAAGCCGGCCAACCTGCTGCAGAGCCAGCAGATACCTGGAGGACTGCAGCAG ACGCTGACGGTCACCCCGGTCCTCACCACGAAGACTCTACCTCTGGTGCTGAAAGCTGCCGCCACGCCAGCCCTACCAGGCTCTGTCCTGCCACAACGCCAGCCCACTGTCGCTATGGTAACCACAGCTATCACCAAACCTGAATTGCAGAACAGCCCCATCAACCTGCAGGTGGCCGGcaagctgaccaatcagagctcgGAGCCCGTGCGACTATCCAAGAACGCCATCGTG GTGCAGGCCACCGCCACCTCCGCCCAGCCAATCAAAGTTCCTCAGTTTGTCCCTCCTCCTAGACTGACGCCTCGACCCACCTTTCAGCCACAG GTAAGGCCAAAGCTGGCCACACCCACCAACATCCCCATCGCCccggcccctccccctcccatgATGGCGGCCCCCCAGCTGCTCCAGAGGCCCGTCATGTTGACCACCAAGCTGACGTCCTCGCTGTCCTCGGCCGCTCCAATCCACCAGGTCCGCATCGTGAACGGACAGCCGTGCAGCAAGACCGGCTCCACGCCGCTGACCGGAATCGTCATCACCACACCCGTCTCCTCTAGCCCCGCACGCCTCGTCAGCCCCGCCCAAGCACCCACACCCACCCCCATCCTGACCCCGACTCCCGCCCAGCCGATCCAGATCAGCAGCCTGAACACTGAGCCCAAG CAGACTGTTAAATCAGGAGGAGCTGAGCAGAAGGCCGTCGTctgcctcccctcctcctccactcccccgctgtctcctcctgctcctcctcccagACCCAAGGAGAACCCAGAG AAACTTGCCTTCATGGTGTCTCTGGGCCTCGTTACACACGACCACTTAGAAG aGATCCAGAGCAAAcgacaggagaggaagaggagaacgACGGCCAACCCGGTGTACAGCGGCGCCGTGTTTGAACCGGAG AGGAAAAAGAGCGCAGTGAGTTACCTGAACAGCCCTCTGCACCAGGGGACCAGGAAGAGAG GTCGCCCACCCAAATACAGCAGCGTCCCGGAGCTGGGCAGCCTCACCCCGACCTCCCCCTCCAGCCCCGTCCATCCCCTCCCCCTGCCCAGCCCCAGCTCTGGGGAT GGAGACATCCATGAGGATTTCTGCACTGTGTGCAGACGCAGTGGCCAGTTGCTCATGTGCGACACGTGTTCTCGTGTTTATCACCTGGACTGCCTGGATCCACCCCTGAAAACCATTCCTAAAGGCATGTGGATCTGTCCAAAATGTCAAGATCAG AtcctgaaaaaagaagaagccatTCCCTGGCCCGGTACTCTGGCTATCGTTCATTCCTACATCGCTTACAAAGAAG ctaaagaagaggagaaactgAAACTGATGAAATGGAGTTCAGAACTGAAGCTGGAGCGAGAGCAGTTGGAGCAGAGAGTCAAACTGCTCAGTAACTCCATAACg AAATGCATGGAGACCAAAAACACCATCCTGGCTCGTCAGAAAGAAATGCAGATGTCCCTGGACAAAGTAAAACACCTGATTCGCCTCATCCAAGCCTTCAATTTCAACAAAGCTCTGGCAGAGACAGACGGTAAGGACATCAGTGCCAGAGTCCAGGACAGAGCTGAGAGTGCAGCCGGCTCTGAAACCGCGACAGGAGAcaactctgcagaaaaaataaaagatgggATCTCTTCAGCCAGCAGCAACACCGATGAAAATGACAAACAGGAGGAGCACGGAGCCGCAGGGAACAACCCGACATCAGGAGCaacaggaggagacacagagagccCTGCGCCGCTAGAAGACAGCGCAGTCCCAACAGCAGATAACAGTCCTGCTGTAGGGACGGAGGCTGGAGCCGGGGCAGGGGGTGGAGCTGTGGCGAGTGTTGGGGCAGGGGCAGGAGTCGGGGCAGGGACAGTGGGTGACACAGGGACTGGTCTCCAGGCGGAGGTTGTGGCCAAGCCTGACACTGAGACAGTTCCAGTTGTTGACATTCCCGCACCCTTAGTGGTTGCAACTGTTGCCACAACCAACGGTACGGCCGAACCTGCCTGTCCTGACCACAGCCCCACAGGAGGCTGCACCACCAACGCCACCACCAACTCTGAGAACAAGATAGCTGCCGTCAACCCTCCAGAGACAGCGGTGGAGAAGAAACAGGAGGAGATCACTGACAGTGAcggcagcaacaacaacagcaaaacctCAGAACCCTCCCAGCATTCTTTGCCAGCTCTTGTCAGCAGTTTGGACAATAAAAAGTAA